Proteins encoded by one window of Salvia splendens isolate huo1 chromosome 7, SspV2, whole genome shotgun sequence:
- the LOC121810439 gene encoding uncharacterized protein LOC121810439: protein MEKFSRSKSTRDEYMQPRSMNDLRSYSSSDYQNVDYNFKEMKMKKNKINADSKSWMDPELLRKKRIAGYKAYGVEGKMKSSFRKSLRWIKHACSNLANGFN from the coding sequence ATGGAGAAGTTTTCAAGATCCAAGTCTACAAGGGATGAGTATATGCAGCCAAGAAGCATGAATGATTTGAGGAGCTACAGCAGCTCAGACTATCAAAATGTAGACTACAATTTCAAagagatgaagatgaagaaaaacaaaattaatgcaGATTCAAAGAGCTGGATGGATCCTGAGCTGCTGAGGAAGAAGAGGATTGCAGGCTACAAAGCCTATGGAGTTGAAGGGAAGATGAAGAGCTCGTTTAGGAAGAGTTTAAGATGGATCAAACATGCTTGCTCCAATCTTGCCAATGGcttcaattaa
- the LOC121741546 gene encoding glycylpeptide N-tetradecanoyltransferase 1-like, translating to MAGDSEPNENHVTSVDNSESLENKSEVSIDALARKVQESLSLAKRHKFWETQPVGQFNELGDTSLPEGPIEQPTPLSEVKQEPYNLPSPYEWITCDIDSEEVCAEVYNLLTNNYVEDDENMFRFNYSKEFLRWALRPPGYFRSWHIGVRVKSSKKLVAFITGIPARIRVRDTVVLMAEVNFLCVLKKLRSKRLAPVMIKEVTRRVHLENIWQAAYTAGVVLPTPVTTCQYWHRSLNPKKLIDVGFSRLGARMTMSRTIKLYKLSDQTATPGFRKMEPHDVPAVTRLLRNYLQQFAVAPDFGVDDVEHWLLPKEDVVESYLVESPETHEITDFCSFYSLHSSILGSQNHSVLKAAYSYYNVSTKTPLLQLMSDALIVAKKKDFDVFNALDVMHNETFLKELKFGPGDGKLHYYLYNYRLKHVLRSSELGLVLL from the coding sequence ATGGCCGGTGACAGTGAACCAAATGAGAATCATGTTACATCCGTTGACAATAGTGAATCTCTGGAAAACAAGAGTGAGGTATCGATTGATGCATTGGCAAGGAAGGTGCAAGAATCTTTGTCACTTGCAAAGAGGCATAAGTTTTGGGAAACCCAGCCTGTAGGACAGTTCAATGAACTCGGTGATACGAGCCTGCCTGAAGGTCCGATTGAGCAGCCAACGCCACTTTCCGAGGTCAAGCAGGAGCCCTACAACCTCCCATCTCCTTACGAGTGGATAACGTGTGATATAGACTCAGAAGAGGTTTGTGCTGAGGTATACAATTTGCTGACCAACAATTATGTTGAGGATGACGAGAACATGTTCAGGTTCAATTACTCAAAAGAGTTTCTCCGGTGGGCACTCCGCCCTCCTGGTTATTTCAGGAGCTGGCACATAGGGGTTAGGGTGAAGAGTTCGAAAAAGTTGGTTGCATTCATCACTGGCATCCCTGCAAGAATCCGGGTTCGTGACACTGTTGTGTTGATGGCGGAAGTAAACTTCCTGTGTGTTCTCAAGAAGCTCCGATCAAAGAGGCTTGCTCCGGTCATGATCAAAGAGGTTACCCGGAGGGTCCATCTCGAGAATATCTGGCAAGCGGCTTATACTGCTGGTGTTGTCCTTCCTACGCCCGTCACAACTTGTCAGTATTGGCATAGATCTTTGAACCCAAAGAAGCTCATTGATGTTGGGTTTTCTAGGCTTGGCGCGAGGATGACAATGAGTCGCACAATCAAGCTGTACAAGCTATCAGATCAGACGGCCACACCCGGTTTCAGGAAAATGGAGCCTCACGACGTCCCTGCAGTCACTCGTCTGCTTAGGAACTATCTGCAGCAGTTTGCTGTCGCGCCAGACTTTGGTGTGGATGACGTAGAACACTGGCTGCTTCCAAAGGAGGATGTTGTGGAAAGCTATCTGGTCGAAAGCCCCGAAACTCATGAGATTACTGACTTCTGCAGTTTTTACAGTCTCCATTCTTCCATACTAGGCAGCCAGAACCATTCTGTTTTGAAGGCTGCGTATTCTTATTACAATGTTTCGACCAAGACTCCGTTGCTTCAGTTAATGAGTGATGCCCTCATTGTTGCCAAGAAGAAGGACTTTGATGTGTTCAACGCGCTGGATGTCATGCACAACGAGACCTTCTTGAAAGAACTGAAATTCGGGCCGGGCGATGGCAAGCTTCACTACTACCTCTACAACTATCggctaaagcatgttttgagaTCGTCGGAGCTAGGCCTTGTGCTCTTATAG